The Staphylothermus marinus F1 genome has a segment encoding these proteins:
- a CDS encoding SLC13 family permease, which translates to MISVYPLIGALILILLYTLLTLEIAHRTVVALIVAGLVMILNIFLHFTSFRELIDSIDIDTILLLMSMMIMVSVLSETGFFNYLSSKILGKYFSKPYTLVVVLTGATALISAFIDNVTTVLIISPIVIEITEKLRVDPRPLLIMIVFASNIGGTATLIGDPPNILIGSHADLGFMDFIYNVAPAIILVFLAFIIVVRFLSRDWFHDFYSKVKRVSLGEVSYIAYIDKKQAEKVILPFLSVISLFTLEDVLGYPPAVPALIGVALLFILVGRRINIEEVLHRVDWTTLVFFAAMFMTIKGIEKLGLMHEIATGILSFSGSYIVLMLMILWISAITSAFIDNIPFVMTMLPVLDEILVHLNYNATPLYWALSLGSCLGGNGTLIGASANVVVAGISERHGYPVSFSGFLKYGMTVMILSIIVSSIYLILRYG; encoded by the coding sequence GTGATATCGGTTTACCCATTAATAGGAGCTCTTATATTAATACTGCTTTACACGTTATTAACGCTGGAGATTGCTCATAGGACTGTTGTTGCATTGATAGTTGCTGGACTTGTAATGATTCTTAATATTTTCCTTCACTTCACTAGTTTTCGAGAATTAATAGATAGTATAGACATAGATACTATATTATTGTTGATGTCTATGATGATAATGGTGAGTGTGCTGAGTGAAACAGGGTTTTTTAATTATTTATCTTCAAAAATACTTGGAAAATATTTTAGTAAACCCTATACATTAGTTGTTGTTCTAACTGGTGCTACAGCATTAATATCGGCTTTTATCGATAATGTAACAACTGTTCTGATAATATCTCCTATAGTTATAGAGATTACTGAAAAATTAAGGGTGGATCCTAGACCTTTGCTTATAATGATAGTCTTTGCATCGAATATAGGTGGTACTGCTACGTTGATAGGTGATCCTCCGAATATTCTCATAGGATCACATGCTGACCTAGGATTCATGGATTTTATATATAATGTTGCACCTGCAATAATATTGGTGTTTTTAGCATTTATTATTGTGGTAAGATTTTTGTCTAGAGATTGGTTCCATGACTTCTACTCGAAAGTGAAACGTGTTAGCCTCGGAGAAGTATCATATATAGCTTATATAGATAAGAAACAAGCTGAAAAAGTTATTTTACCGTTCTTGTCCGTAATATCTTTATTTACCCTAGAAGACGTTCTAGGTTATCCTCCAGCCGTACCTGCTCTAATAGGTGTCGCTCTACTCTTCATACTCGTCGGCAGAAGAATTAATATTGAAGAAGTGCTTCACAGAGTTGATTGGACTACACTGGTGTTTTTTGCTGCAATGTTCATGACTATAAAAGGTATAGAAAAACTTGGATTAATGCATGAAATAGCTACCGGTATACTTTCATTTTCGGGAAGCTATATCGTCTTAATGCTTATGATCCTCTGGATTTCAGCAATAACATCGGCTTTTATAGATAATATCCCGTTTGTTATGACCATGCTACCAGTCCTTGACGAGATATTGGTTCATTTAAACTATAATGCAACACCATTGTATTGGGCGTTAAGCTTGGGAAGCTGTTTAGGTGGAAACGGTACATTGATTGGTGCAAGCGCTAATGTTGTAGTAGCAGGTATTTCGGAAAGGCACGGGTATCCGGTATCATTTAGTGGATTCCTTAAATATGGAATGACCGTTATGATCTTATCTATTATTGTTTCATCAATATATTTAATACTCCGTTATGGATAA
- the upp gene encoding uracil phosphoribosyltransferase encodes MRNDLIIIDNPLAKYYLTILRDHRTTPKVFRDYIRRLGFILGYEASKYLKWKKVFVETPLAKSEGLEIGKPVLIVGVLGASIPMIEGIWDALPWAGLGLVAARRHEYPDRVEVDVYYERLPEDLSIYTILLIDPMLATGKTIVKVIKKLREKKAKDIVILTIISSKPGIEYVRRELGNIPIITVAIDPLLNDKFFIVPGLGDAGDRGLSHDYVEEKRV; translated from the coding sequence ATGAGAAACGATCTAATAATAATTGATAATCCATTAGCGAAATACTACCTAACTATTCTAAGAGATCATAGAACTACTCCCAAAGTTTTCCGAGACTATATTAGAAGACTTGGTTTCATACTAGGATATGAAGCTTCCAAGTATCTGAAATGGAAAAAAGTATTTGTAGAAACACCACTAGCAAAGTCTGAGGGGTTAGAAATAGGTAAGCCTGTCCTGATCGTAGGTGTTCTTGGAGCATCAATACCGATGATTGAAGGTATATGGGATGCATTACCATGGGCTGGACTAGGCCTTGTTGCAGCTAGAAGACATGAATATCCTGATAGAGTCGAGGTTGATGTATACTATGAGAGATTACCAGAGGATCTATCAATCTATACTATCCTACTCATCGATCCTATGCTAGCAACTGGTAAAACAATAGTTAAAGTGATTAAGAAGCTACGAGAGAAAAAAGCGAAAGATATTGTTATTCTAACTATCATATCGAGTAAGCCTGGAATTGAATATGTGAGAAGAGAATTAGGAAATATTCCAATAATTACCGTGGCCATAGATCCATTGCTTAACGATAAATTCTTTATAGTACCCGGTTTAGGAGATGCTGGCGATAGAGGATTGAGCCATGATTATGTTGAAGAGAAAAGAGTGTAA
- a CDS encoding P-loop NTPase produces MSDPRLLVIPKRLMGVKHIIPVMSSKGGVGKTLISTVLSLISADNGYRTGLLDLDFTNPSTHIVLGIEPDKLEIIEEKGVIPPTVYGVKYMSIALYSGDNPLPLRGEAVSEAFREILAITRWGDLDYLFIDTPPGISDEHLELLTYLGDRIEALLVATPSPLSIKSVERLIELLVEGKYRINGLIENMSDTRKLVSVSKKYNIRYLGNIPYYHDLDNIIGNIEKIKNSDFWKTMVAISKNIFDKNS; encoded by the coding sequence ATGAGTGATCCTAGACTACTAGTTATTCCTAAAAGGCTTATGGGTGTTAAACATATTATACCAGTAATGAGCAGTAAGGGAGGAGTCGGTAAAACACTTATATCTACAGTTTTATCGCTCATATCAGCGGATAATGGTTATAGAACGGGACTTCTTGATCTAGACTTCACAAATCCATCAACACATATTGTTCTCGGAATAGAGCCTGACAAGCTAGAGATCATTGAGGAAAAAGGTGTGATCCCTCCAACAGTATACGGAGTAAAATACATGAGTATAGCACTGTATAGTGGAGATAATCCATTGCCTCTAAGAGGAGAAGCGGTATCTGAAGCTTTTCGAGAAATACTAGCTATAACTAGATGGGGTGATCTAGATTATTTATTTATTGACACACCTCCTGGGATTAGCGATGAACACTTAGAACTATTGACATACCTAGGCGATAGAATAGAAGCATTATTAGTAGCTACTCCTAGCCCATTATCGATAAAGAGTGTTGAGAGACTAATTGAATTACTAGTTGAAGGAAAATATAGAATTAATGGTTTAATCGAAAACATGTCGGATACTAGGAAACTAGTAAGTGTTTCTAAAAAATATAATATCCGATACTTAGGTAATATACCATACTATCACGACTTAGATAACATTATTGGTAATATAGAAAAAATAAAGAATTCTGACTTCTGGAAAACAATGGTGGCTATTTCTAAAAACATTTTTGACAAAAACAGTTAA
- the hypA gene encoding hydrogenase nickel incorporation protein HypA — MVHEWALAEALLDYVENYAKQKGINHVKRLVVKLGVLQSIDKEILSFSLNQLLSLRDIVIDKIDLIDEPVVLKCRRCGYEWSPKMDDVDESIREAIHFVPETVYSFFKCPRCGSRDFEIVKGRGVEIDSIELGEEK, encoded by the coding sequence ATGGTTCATGAATGGGCTCTAGCTGAGGCATTATTAGATTATGTTGAGAACTATGCTAAACAGAAAGGTATTAATCATGTTAAGAGATTAGTGGTAAAGCTAGGTGTTCTGCAAAGTATTGATAAGGAAATTCTTAGTTTTTCTCTGAACCAGTTACTTTCTCTGCGTGATATAGTAATTGATAAGATTGATCTTATCGATGAACCTGTTGTTTTAAAATGTAGGAGATGTGGCTATGAGTGGAGCCCTAAAATGGATGATGTAGATGAATCTATTAGAGAGGCTATTCATTTCGTGCCTGAAACAGTGTATTCATTCTTTAAATGTCCTAGATGTGGTTCTAGAGATTTTGAAATAGTTAAGGGTAGGGGTGTTGAAATAGATTCTATAGAGCTTGGTGAAGAAAAATGA
- a CDS encoding hydroxymethylglutaryl-CoA reductase, degradative, which translates to MSHETTRSSRIPGFYKKSLDERLRIVAEWTGLTEEEINLLRNLGNLPEKIADSMIENVIGGMTYPFAVAVNFKINGKDYLVPMVIEETSVVAAASNAAKMLRRGKGIIARAGPQEMIGQIHLVNIEAPYYKSMKILEHKEEIIDHAKQQDSTLLKLGGGPRDLEVRVLNTRIGPVIVVHLIVDVLDAMGANAVNTMVESIAPLLEKITGGEARLRIISNYATRRIVRAWVRTDPEDVGGKDIARKIVEASILAEADPYRAVTHNKGIMNGIIAVALATAQDHRAIEAGAHAYASRSGVYKPLSTWELDEEEMLVGSLELPLQVGIVGGATKVHPIAKIALKILGVKTAKELAEVMAAVGLAQNLAALRALVHEGIQKGHMRLHARNLAIMAGATGELIDKIAERMISEGRIRYDYAKKLLEEYLKGEYK; encoded by the coding sequence TTGTCGCATGAAACAACAAGAAGTAGTCGAATTCCAGGATTCTATAAGAAAAGCCTTGATGAAAGACTTAGGATCGTTGCTGAATGGACAGGTTTAACGGAAGAAGAAATTAATTTGTTGAGAAACCTAGGTAATTTACCGGAGAAAATAGCTGATTCAATGATTGAAAACGTTATTGGTGGAATGACTTATCCATTCGCAGTAGCTGTAAACTTCAAAATCAATGGTAAAGATTATCTTGTCCCAATGGTTATTGAGGAGACAAGCGTTGTTGCAGCAGCTAGTAATGCCGCAAAAATGCTTAGAAGAGGTAAAGGGATAATTGCACGTGCTGGCCCCCAAGAAATGATTGGCCAGATCCACCTTGTAAACATTGAAGCCCCCTATTATAAATCAATGAAGATCCTGGAACATAAGGAGGAAATAATAGATCATGCTAAACAACAAGATTCAACACTACTAAAACTAGGCGGGGGTCCACGTGATTTAGAGGTCAGAGTCCTAAATACTCGTATAGGCCCCGTAATAGTTGTTCATTTAATAGTCGATGTACTAGATGCTATGGGAGCTAATGCTGTGAATACTATGGTTGAATCCATTGCTCCCTTACTCGAAAAAATTACTGGCGGAGAAGCAAGGCTCCGAATAATAAGCAATTATGCTACTCGTAGAATAGTGCGTGCATGGGTTCGAACAGATCCAGAGGATGTTGGCGGGAAAGATATTGCGAGAAAAATTGTTGAAGCAAGTATTTTAGCAGAAGCTGATCCCTACAGAGCTGTTACACATAATAAGGGCATAATGAATGGAATCATAGCCGTAGCACTAGCTACAGCCCAAGATCACAGAGCAATAGAGGCTGGAGCACACGCCTATGCTTCTAGATCAGGTGTATATAAGCCGTTAAGCACATGGGAACTAGATGAAGAAGAAATGCTTGTTGGAAGCCTTGAGCTCCCCTTACAAGTTGGAATAGTGGGTGGCGCTACAAAGGTTCATCCAATAGCTAAGATAGCATTGAAAATACTAGGTGTGAAAACAGCTAAGGAATTAGCAGAAGTAATGGCCGCTGTAGGCTTAGCTCAAAACCTAGCTGCTCTAAGAGCACTTGTTCATGAAGGAATACAGAAGGGACATATGAGACTGCATGCTAGAAACCTAGCTATAATGGCGGGTGCTACAGGGGAATTAATAGATAAAATAGCTGAGAGAATGATTAGTGAGGGAAGAATAAGATATGATTACGCTAAAAAATTATTGGAAGAATATTTGAAAGGCGAATATAAGTAA